The proteins below are encoded in one region of Labeo rohita strain BAU-BD-2019 chromosome 15, IGBB_LRoh.1.0, whole genome shotgun sequence:
- the dhrs11b.1 gene encoding dehydrogenase/reductase SDR family member 11b yields the protein MDRWKGRVAVVTGASVGIGAAIAKSLVQHGMKVVGCARNVEQIEKLAAECVRSEFSGTLFPYKCDLTVEDDMLSMFSWIKGQHQGVDVCINNAGLALPELLLSGKTSGWKTMMDVNVIALSVCTREAYQSMKERNIDDGHIININSMSGHRVVNNAVTHFYTASKFAVTALTEGLRQELREAKTHIRATCISPGLVETEFAYRLFSEEQEKAAATYKSIKCLQADDIADAVVYVLSAPPHVQIGDIQMRPVEQLA from the exons ATGGATCGCTGGAAAGGCAGGGTTGCTGTTGTCACTGGAGCTTCAGTGGGAATCGGAGCTGCAATCGCAAAGTCTCTTGTCCAGCATGGCATGAAGGTGGTCGGCTGTGCTAGAAATGTAGAGCAAATAGAG AAACTGGCAGCTGAATGTGTCCGCAGTGAATTCAGCGGCACTCTGTTCCCATATAAATGTGATCTGACTGTAGAGGACGACATGTTATCCATGTTCTCCTGGATCAAAGGTCAACATCAGGGTGTTGACGTGTGCATTAATAATGCTGGTTTGGCTCTCCCAGAGCTTCTATTGAGCGGCAAAACCAGTGGCTGGAAGACTATGATGGAT GTGAATGTCATTGCCCTGTCAGTGTGCACCCGTGAGGCTTACCAAtcaatgaaagaaagaaatattgatgatggccatatcattaatattaacag caTGAGTGGACACCGGGTTGTTAACAATGCCGTTACACACTTCTACACTGCCAGCAAATTTGCAGTGACGGCTCTTACCGAAGGTTTGAGGCAAGAGTTACGAGAGGCCAAAACCCACATACGAGCCACT TGTATTTCACCTGGTTTAGTGGAGACAGAATTTGCTTACAGACTCTTTAGTGAAGAACAAGAAAAGGCTGCTGCTACTTATAAAAGTATAAAG TGCCTACAAGCAGATGACATAGCAGACGCAGTGGTGTATGTACTAAGTGCTCCTCCTCATGTTCAA aTTGGTGACATTCAAATGAGGCCTGTGGAACAGCTGGCATAA
- the ca4b gene encoding carbonic anhydrase 4b — translation MNVLCFSVLAVLCSFASSAEWCYQSQSKNASHTCVGPDDWESVASACGRSKQSPINIVTKQVVFDSRLTPVQFTGYQETVNTVITNNGHTVQVKLPDKATISGANLGANYKAQQLHLHWGKNGGPGSEHTIDGEKYPMELHIVHIKEKYNSVEEAVGDPSGVAVLGFFYEESTNANNKYDGIINSLKNITHPGTNVTLPAVSLDMLILPHTELERYFRYQGSLTTPGCSEAVVWTVFEKPIPLSKQQLSAFSNLTFSDGTPMVNTFRPVQLRNGREVNYSGSYVFCVSTALLVSSVFTSFYALTV, via the exons ATGAATGTGCTCTGTTTTTCTGTGCTTGCTGTTTTATGCAGCTTTGCTTCAAGCGCAG AATGGTGCTATCAGTCTCAAAGCAAAAATGCGTCCCATACATGCGTAG GACCGGATGACTGGGAGTCGGTAGCCTCAGCCTGTGGACGGTCAAAACAGTCACCCATTAACATTGTGACAAAGCAAGTTGTCTTTGACAGTCGTCTGACCCCAGTGCAATTTACAGGCTACCAAGAAACAGTCAATACTGTCATTACAAACAATGGACACACAG TGCAAGTTAAACTGCCAGACAAAGCAACAATTAGTGGAGCCAATTTAGGAGCCAATTACAAAGCTCAGCAGCTTCACCTGCACTGGGGCAAGAATGGTGGACCTGGATCAGAGCATACCATAGATGGAGAGAAGTACCCTATGGAG CTTCATATTGtacatataaaagaaaaatacaactCTGTGGAAGAGGCCGTTGGAGACCCTTCTGGAGTTGCTGTTCTTGGATTTTTTTATGAG GAATCAACAAACGCCAATAACAAATATGATGGGATCATAAATTCACTGAAAAATATTACACATCCTG gcACCAACGTAACACTTCCAGCGGTGTCATTAGACATGCTCATTCTCCCCCACACTGAACTGGAGAGGTACTTCCGATACCAGGGGTCCCTCACCACACCAGGCTGCTCTGAAGCTGTGGTCTGGACAGTATTTGAGAAACCGATACCGCTTAGTAAACAACAG CTTTCTGCATTTTCAAACCTGACGTTTTCTGACGGGACTCCAATGGTAAACACATTCCGACCCGTTCAGCTCCGAAATGGACGTGAAGTGAATTATTCTGGGagttatgttttttgtgttAGCACTGCCTTATTGGTCAGCTCTGTTTTCACATCCTTCTATGCTCTCACTGTCTGA